The Torulaspora globosa chromosome 8, complete sequence genome segment AGCTGAAACAAAGGACGGCCCGCACTCATTTCTACTTCCTGGAAAGATGGTCACGGCGTCAATTATTAGCCCCAAATAGCTTCGAAACTGGCTTCACGTATCCTTACTACGGTCGACAACTTATGGATTAGTGCCTTCAGACGCCGAATTCTTCGTAAAGGCTTTATTTGGAATCGCTTGTGACGATCGGTAAATATCATCATGTACGACAcaatgaaatttttcaataagctcatcgcaacTAAAAAcaaagctcatcgctagACCAGAAAGCTATTAAGAAGGCCCAATTGCTCGTTTGGGTTCCGATTAGTGCTTTGATCTGTACGGGATAGGATGATTAGAACCGTCAAACCAAAGAATGCGAGGTCCAAGAGGgctctcaaagaaagagagtCTAAATTGGTTGAAAACGTCAAACAGGCGCTTTTCATCCCAGGGCAAACATCTTCGAAGCTTTTGCACGATGTGATGGTGGACCTGGgtgctttgaagaaaccagatatcaaaagatttGGTAAAAATAACAATATTCGTCCCTTCGAGGATCATACGCCTTTagagttcttcagcgaAAAGAACGACTGCTCGTTGATGGTCCTAGCGACCAGTTCCAAAAAGCGTAAGAATAACCTGACGTTCGTACGTACATTTGGTTATAAAGTTTATGACATGATTGAACTGCTCATCGCGGAAAATTACAAGCTACTGTCGGATTTTAGGAAGCAAACCTTTGCCATCGGCATAAAGCCGATGTTTTCCTTCCAGGGTTCAGCGTTTGACACTCACCCCGTTTACAAACATGTGAAATCGCTGTTCTTGGACTTCTTCAGAGGAACCGTGACAGATCTGCAGGATGTGGCAGGTCTGCAATATGTGATATCTGTGACGATTCAAGGTGACTTTCAAGACGGTGAGCCGCTACCTAATGTTTTGTTTCGTGTGTACAGATTGAGAAGCTACAAAAGTGAGCAAGGCGGGCGTAAGTTGCCTAGAGTTGAGTTGGAAGAGACTGGTCCCCGTCTCGATTTCAAGATCGGTAGGATCCACTCACCATCTGCTGAGATGGAGAAGGAAGcattcaagaaagctaAACAGTTAGAAATGAAGACGCCCAAGAACGTCGAGACTGACCTGATGGGTGACAAGCTGGGGAGAATACATATGGGTAAGCAAGATCTCGGGAAACTGCagacaagaaagatgaagggTTTGAAATCCCGATTCGATCAGGACGACCAAGACGAGATGGAGGATTACATAAATGATAATGAGGAAGGGCTGAATCATGTCAAACGCGACAACGATGAAGTCGATGACGACACATACGGTGAAGATTTCGTCACTGCACcagatatcgaagaagatcagcCAGCcgccaagaaacaaaagaaaTAGTTTATCAACCAATATTTCCGTCTGTATCATACATATTAAACAATGAATCTAGAAGATTTCTTTCTCCCTCAGTTCTTTGCCTTGAGCTTTTCGGTGTTTTCGATGAGTCTCAGCATATTTCTCAGTAGCATGGAGATAGTGACTTTACCGGTCATTGGGACATACAAGGACGCCTTTTTCTTCACACTATCGTCAAAATTCTTGCTCGAGGAGAAATTTATACACACCGCACCGTCTGGGATATACTCCGTTGGGAACTTGTATTTTTCGGAGGGCACACCAGTGATGATGACATCTGCGTCCGAGCAGCATTCCTTCAATAGTGCATCAGAGTAAGGGCCCAAGTCTTCAACATGGTGTTTGGtgaatttcaagctctctCCACGAGTGAATTTCTGCACATTGTTGACATCAACAGAGTACACTATAGCGCCGTCATTTGCCAACAGTGCAGCCAGCGGTCTACCGACAATTTCAGACCTGTTCACCACAACACACTTCTTACCGTAAAGTCTGTTTCCCTCAGGCAAAAGAGTGTTGTAGATTTTCAGATACTCAAGAATCTTGACGATCGCCAACGGCGTACAAGGCAAAATGGacttcagctgcttctcctcgTCCAAAAACCTCACGTTGTGGTACATGTTTTGGTAGTATACATGGTTGAGACCCTCCACGTCCTTCTCTCTAGCAACAACTTGCTGCAAGTACTGGTCCTGTGCATTGCCAAAAATTGGGTAATAAACCATTATCCCGTCTACGGAGTCATCTCTGTTAGCCTCTATGATCGCCTCCTCTAAAAAGTCCTTATCatcaattcttctcaatTCATAACGAAACCCCATCGATTCACAGGTCTTCTTAGTCCAAGATGCGTACATCTCGGCAGCCGGATCGCCGTTGGCAAGAAACCCAACCAAAAGCGGACCCTGGGGTCGTATGTCCTTCATAGTCTCGACCTTTTTCGTAATCTCATCAGCGTATTCCTTGGCAACCTTCGACGCCAGAATGGTTGCCCCAGGTTTCACAGCATCAGATTCAGACATTTCACGCTCCAAAACTTCTCACAAAAGATATGAATAGTCTCACGTATAGAATTGCTGTCCAAACACAAGTGCAATTAAGACCAGAGCCGCTTAAATAACCTTCTAAAAACACCGTTAAGACACCTTTGCTCATCATTTGTGATGTCCTTGAAGGCCATTCTCTTAATTAATTGACCGAAGtcagaaaaaaaaaatcacGTGATTTTTCTAAATGTTGCAATaagcttcaagaatgaTCTCTGGAGCTCTGTAGAGGTCCATAATGGTCTCAGAAGGCCGCTAttggtcttcttcattcatgttctcttcttgtaTTGTAGAAGCGCGCCGGTTTATCGATGCGAAGTGTCAGCTTAAAGGATTCCAATCGGCTTATGAATGCAACAATATAAGGCTGAAAAGGAGGTTCCGCGAGGTTAGAGCGAGTTTATTCGTCACGGTGGCATTGGAAGTATGGGGCTGAGATCAAGCTCGAAAGAAATGCGCCAGAAGGAGCACGGTGGAGATTCGGGTCAATTGCATAGGAATAATAGTGGCACAAACTTGGTTAGTACATTGATGAAATcttggaagatatcttcGTTGCAGTCGCCGTCTCCGCAACGCAATTCCGTAAGTTCGCTGGATACATCTATGGGGGCCGATGGGAATTTTGATGCGATGTCGAGACAGCAAATGAGTGCTAGGAGCAACTCAAACTGCTCGCCGTTGAGATATGTGAGTCCTGGTAGAAGCTCTGGTGGCGGTAGCGGAAGCCGCAGCGAGAGCCCTCGGACCTCCAGGAGTCACGGATCTCGCCTCAATCATGGCAGTGGAAATAACGGGAGTGGAAAAAAGAGTGTTAGATACTTCAAGGACTTGGACGAAGATTGGAGCGCAGTGATAGATGACTACAATATGCCCATTCCTGTGATAGCGAACGGGGGCGTGGCGTCGCCGACGACGCCAAAACTGACCAGAGCATCCTCGATGACTTCTACGCCTAACAACTCCAGCTCGAATGTGGCGACAAAGAACGGCAGAACTTCATTTTCGTATCCACAGTTGCCGCAGTTGCAAAAATCATATAGTTCTGAGCTGAGGTCTcagctggagctggaaaatgagCGGGATGCGCAGGAATTGAGCGCCATCATGCAGCGAATAGCGAAGTTCGATGCAATCCTTAAGAACAAACATATTATAAATCAGCAAGAGCTAAGGCAAATCAGCTGGAATGGCATTCCGAAGCTTCATAGAAGCGTGGTTTGGAAGCTTTTGATTGGATATCTCCCGGCGAACTCCAAGCGACAAGAACCGTTGTTGCGGAGGAAACGTAAGGAGTATCGCGATGGTTTGGCTCATACTTTCTCCAGCCAACATTCCAGAGATATTCCAACTTGGCATCAGATTGAGATAGACGTGCCAAGAACTAACCCTCATATACCATTGTACCAATTCGAATCTGTGCAGAAAAGCCTCCAATGCATCCTTTATCTGTGGGCCATCAGACACCCTACAAGCGGATACGTTCAGGGGATCAACGACTTGGTGACCCCGTTTTATCAGACGTTTTTAACTGAATATATGCCGAAGTCGCAGATAGATGATGTGGAGAAGCTGGATCCCGAGTCTTACATGAGTCCCGAACAGCTGAGAGATGTAGAGGCAGACACTTTTTGGTGCCTCACCAAGCTTCTCGAACAAATCACCGACAACTATATCCATGGGCAGCCTGGGATCCTAAGAcaggtgaaaaatttacAACAGCTAGTCAAAAGAATCGATAGAGACCTGTACGATCACTTCAAAAAGGAGAATGTTGAATTCATTCAGTTTGCATTCAGGTGGATGAACTGCCTCCTCATGAGAGAATTCCAGATGAGCGCTGTAGTAAGGATGTGGGATACCTACCTATCCGAGACATCAGTGGAGACTTCAGGATCATCTACAGATCTCATGCCGCCGCATACTCCGACTGAACCGATCAGGGCCACTTTTCAGTCTCCTGTCAAGGAATTTGCGTCACCTACGTCGTCCTCGGGCACTGCCGGCGACGAGGTGCCCAAGATGCGCCAGTCGTCACTTAACGAGTTTCATGTGTTCGTGTGTGCAGCATTTCTAGTCAAATGGAGCGATCAGCTTCTCGAGATGgattttcaagagatcATAACCTTTTTACAGAACCCTCCTACTAAAGATTGGAAAGAAAGTGACATAGAAATGTTGCTCGGCGAAGCTTACATTTGGCAATCTCTCTATAAAGATGCAACCTCCCATTGGCAATAGCCTCTCTGGTTGGGACTGTTCTTAGTTGCCATATAAACTCTACCAATAACTCATCGAATTATGAATTTTTTTGGCAAACAATCACTCTAAGAGCATACATAGCACGCAAACACAATATGTAGACGTAGCACTGACCTGTAACTTCCGATCCGACTTTAGCGACGTTTTGAAGGTTTTCTGGTATCATCCTAGCTATCCAATTTCTGCATAGCAGCTATCATAGGAGAAGCGTTCAAGGTGTGGTCGCTCATTAAATCGCCTGCGCAGTCATCGACGCCAAGAATACCCAACTGCTCCCTCTACCGAACGGCTCTGAAGTCGAAACCATCTATAGGCAGAAACTTCTCCCTTAAGACAGAACGGAAAGAGGAAAGAGCACGGATATCGTCCATGTATTCGCTTACGCCGGTGACGCAGCCAACAGCGGATACAAAGCATCCATTGCTTCTATTGCAATCACACCATGGTGATCGATACTTCTTTGGTATGCTTGCTGAGGGATCGCAGCGAAGTCTGACTGAGAATAGAATAAGAGTTTCGAAATTACAAAATATCTTCCTAGCTGGTCGGTTGGACTGGAGTGCCATTGGCGGTTTACCGGGAATGATCCTTACGTTAGCTGATCAAGGCAAGGATAGTTTGACTTTACACTATGGAAGTGATATTTTGGATTATATCGTCTCCACTTGGAGATATTTTGTGTTTCGTTTTGGTCTTTCCTTAAGAACTAACGTAATGAAGGATCAGCAGGTCTACAAAGACTCCCTTCTCTCCGTGAAGTCAATCGTCATCCAAGGAGGAGACTTGGGGGTTAACTCCAAAGAAGGAGGATTGTTCACGGAGGAGGAAAAATCCGTTTTGCAATCCATTGTGTCTAATATGTTTCCTAAACATGCTCCCACCAGCAGGTATGAcccttcttcagatctgCATCTCAATGTTGAGCTACCGAATGGCTTTGAAATGCCCCAGACAACTACAAGCTATGAGATATCATTCAAGCCCGTGAGAGGCAGATTTAAACCAGAGGAAGCCATACGTCTAGGTGTGCCCAAGGGCCCATCATTTGGAAAGCTAGCATCTGGTCAGGAGGTCATTTTACCGAACGGAACTATCGTCAAACCTGAGGATGTTCTTGAGAAAGAGCGCCATTTCCCAAAAGTGCTCGTACTGGCCTTACCTGACGATTCTTTTGTTCAGAGCTTTCAGGAAAGGTTTAGAAATTACCCTTGCGAAGACTTAGGGCTTGTTTATTATTTCTTGGGCGAAGATGTAACCATAAATGAACAGATCATAAGGTTTATGGAGCTATTTGGAGAGTCCATTCAGCATGTAGTTTCACATCCAAAAGTTTGCCCAAACAGTATTGCCTTCAAAGGGGCGGCAATGACCGTACTGAAGCTGAAGGCCATGCAAATGGACTGCTACAACCTTCCAAGGACAGAGACAGTACTGTCAAAAGAATTTTATGAATGTTTCGATAAGAAATTGGAGGAAGGAACTACTCTCCATCAAGTACAGGAAACACCTGTTACCAGCAAAATTCCAACAAGTCAAGTCCACGTTTTTACACAGAACTCGGAGATTCAGATAGAGTCTTTCACCAAAGGGGATGAAAAAATGAAAATCAAACTGGATCAGACGCCTGTGAAGGCCTGGTCCTGGGAATATGCATTCAAGAAACACGTCAAGCCGCTAAATCTGTGTCCCGCATCAGTTGAGCAAGCCATGCAAGCGAAAGGCGATTATAACAACTTCAATACAGCAGAAAAAAGCCAGAACGTCGAGATAATGACATTGGGAACTGGGAGTGCTTTACCCTCCAAATACAGAAATGTTATTTCGACTTTACTCAAAATTCCCTACGCAGCAGCTGAGGgcaaaatgaaaaatcGTATGGTGTTGTTAGATGCTGGCGAAAACACTATAGGCACTATGCGCAGGAATTTCTCCTCGACTGCTCTGCAGACtattttcaaagatttaAGCCTCGTGTATTTGAGTCACTTGCATGCAGACCATCATTTAGGAATCATTAGCATTTTGAAAGAGTGGTACAAGCATAATAAGCATAAAGATGAAAGTCTACTGTATATCGTCACTCCTTGGCAATATAATAAGTTCGTGAATGAGTGGCTACTTCTAGAAGAACCTGATCTTCTAAAAAGGCTAAAGTATATTAGCTGTGAGCATCTAATCAATGATTCCTACTTGAGGCGGGAAACGAGACCATTGAGTCTAGATGAATACCTCGATGTTTTCagatcaaagaagcaaaaacGGCGCAAACTTGAGGTGAATCCAAACTCGTCTCTGAGAGAGTTGCCTGCTATAAGATCTATGCTGCGAGATCTAAATATTGCAAGTTTCCAAACTTGCAGGGCCAAACATTGTAACTGGGCTTATTCCTGCAGTATCACTTTTTTTGTAAATTCTTTCTCGAGAAGAGTGTTCAAGGTATCTTATTCTGGTGACACCAGGCCGAATATTGAGAAATTCTCGAAAGAAATTGGTTACCGCTCGGATTTGTTGATCCATGAAGCAACCCTAGACAATGAATTGGTGGAGGATGCGATAAAGAAGAGGCATTGTACTATTAATGAGGCCATCCAGGTCTCCAATGAAATGGAAGCTGATAAACTAATCTTAACCCATTTCTCGCAGAGATATCCTAAAGTGCCCCAGATTGATAACAATGTCACCGTGAAGGCGAACGAGTACTGTTTTGCGTTCGACGGGATGATAGTTGATTTCGAGAAGCTTGGGGAGCAGAAGGCCATATTCTCAAAATTGAACAAGGCTTTCCTTGAGGAaagaaaggaagaagagcaagaacaAACTCTTTAGTTTGTATCATTGTATATTGTCTACGTAGTTTATTGCTCTTTTTATCCGAATCACTCTTCGTTGAACTTGCCTATAAATTGTTTTGGTAAAAGGTTTCCCAAAGCTCTATAGCCTCTTTCTGTCCTTCTATGGCTGATTCAAGGAAAATTTCCATGCTGTTTCTGAAATCTTTGACTTTCTCGGCATCAAAGGAGCTGATCTCTACCTTAATCCGGTTGCCCACGTCTTGccagcttttcttgatgatttcgaaTCTCCGTTTCAACACTAAGTACTCATTTTTGTTTGTACTGAGTTTATCTAAACTGCTTTGTCCAGAATTTTTCTGCAGCCTCTCCAGTGAAGACTGTTTTCTTGTCATGTCTCCTTCCACTATTGCAAGATACTGGCCCAATTTAGCTCTCTGATTGAAGACCGCTTTCAAACTGGACAACAATCGTAAATACTCATCTAGTGTTATCCCAAGAGTGAGAGCTTCCTGCAAAGACGTTCTTTCTAGAGATTCCTTTATCCTTCTATGCGTTTGTGCAAAGTTTGTTAGTAAGTCCGAGCTTTTCTTGGTTACTTCCAATGTTGCTAATGAATCGATGGTTCTAGCGAACTCTTCAGTAACCGAGGCTAATTCATTTCTTTGGCAATCCACTGACACCAGAGATTTATCTAGTTGgctcaatttctcctcCAAGAGATCTATGTTCTGCCGCTGTTCAACAAAAAAATCGTCTACCTCAACGTACTTTGGCggtgaagagaaagaaatattCATGAACCTCTTCTGCGACTCAGCATCGAGTCCGCCGTTTTTCAGTACGGTGGCGGCGTCCTCAGCGCCTAGCAGCTGAATCTCGCTGATATATATTTCCGAGAGATCATTGCTGTCATTAGAAGCGCCAGATCCCGTTATATGTTCCCGCTTTTTAGCATCACTGGCAAATTGTTcgcttttcaagaacaacaGAAAATCTGGatcactttgaagactAGCTTTACCAGCGATCCTACGAAGCATCCTTTCCATTtgacatcttctgttttCAATAAAGTCCTGCTTGAATCTACCAACGGTTTGCTTTTCTGGTGGCGGCGGAATTATGCTACCCCAATGGTTGTTCTGAAGCTGGCGATAGAGCCATCTGAAGTCACTGTACCGTCTTATTACTTTAGCGTAAGACCCTTCAAATACCTCTGACCTAGATTCCACTGTGTACTCGACATGCATAGACGTGAGTTCCCCAACCTTTACAGGATCTTTGACCTCTATGTTGAACTCAATTAGCTTActctcttcctcatctttcttcgtGACTCCTGATACGTCGCTTTCCAACGTTTCCTCGTTATCCTTCACGCCGCTGGGTTTTCTAGGAGACAGCTTGAAAAGCGGTTCATTCACCTGCTGCAGAATGCTAGTTCCCTTAGCACTCCCCGCCGATTCAGGTACTTGTTGTTCCTCTAATGACTCATCGACAAACTCCTCCTGCTTTTTAATTTCGCCCAGCGGATCGGATATCTTGGCCTCAGTTGTAGCATTCCTGTCTAGTGCATGGCTGGATAATGGGCGACGTCGAATCCTTGCAGAATTAAACAGAACCTGTGGCTTAGTACTAGACCTATGGGAGCCAGACGAAGGTGCTTCGTTGGTTTCGTCACCCTGGGCACTCACGTCGCTCAGCTCTGGAAAGGCAATGTAGGTACTTCCCGAGAACAAGGGCTCCTCCTTCGCTTTAACCGGTGAGTCAATATTAGATTCCTTCACAGTAGTCTGTATATCCAAGAGAGGATCCTCCTCTGGTgccagtttcttcaaaagattttccttcttctcctgaTTTGTACTATTCCACGCCTGAGCGCCCTCAGCGACTGTCTTCGCTGCTTCTGGAAGTTCATTGTTCGTATCCTGGATCTGATCTTTGTTGGATAGGCTATTGAACCTTTCACCAAGTTCAGCAATTGCCGGCTCATCCTTAGCACCCAATTCGTCCCAAACAGGGGCAttcaaatcttcttcgtagTCCATATTCCAGCAGTCTCTATATCGTTGAATCGATCCTTCTTTGAGATGTTCTTTGGAGTTTGTTGTGCTCTTACCCTTTAGGAGCTTGATTAAGCTTATATATTAGAAAGGTATAAGCCTTTAACTATAAGAGCGACCCAAGTCAAAACCTGACTAGGGATGGAGGGCACCGCGTTGAGAGATGGGAAGGCCTCTGAGAAGCGGGAAGTCGAGAGACCAGTTTCTGTCATGAATAGACGGTTTTCACTGTGGAACTTTTGGATTGCTTCGTTGGCATTAAAGCTGCTACTGATGCCGGATTATTACAGCACCGACTTCGATGTTCACAGGAATTGGCTGGCGATAACCAGAAATCTGCCTCTGAAAGAGTGGTACTACGAAAGCACCAACCAATGGACGTTGGATTATCCTCCATTCTTTGCTTACTTTGAATGGTTTCTTTCACTGTTGGTTCCTGGCAAAGTTAGAAACGATGGCTGCCTCGATATAGTTGAAGTGGGTGAGTTTGGCTGGCCGACTGTGGTATTCCAG includes the following:
- the RPF2 gene encoding rRNA-binding ribosome biosynthesis protein RPF2 (ancestral locus Anc_5.674) → MIRTVKPKNARSKRALKERESKLVENVKQALFIPGQTSSKLLHDVMVDLGALKKPDIKRFGKNNNIRPFEDHTPLEFFSEKNDCSLMVLATSSKKRKNNLTFVRTFGYKVYDMIELLIAENYKLLSDFRKQTFAIGIKPMFSFQGSAFDTHPVYKHVKSLFLDFFRGTVTDLQDVAGLQYVISVTIQGDFQDGEPLPNVLFRVYRLRSYKSEQGGRKLPRVELEETGPRLDFKIGRIHSPSAEMEKEAFKKAKQLEMKTPKNVETDLMGDKLGRIHMGKQDLGKLQTRKMKGLKSRFDQDDQDEMEDYINDNEEGLNHVKRDNDEVDDDTYGEDFVTAPDIEEDQPAAKKQKK
- the MTD1 gene encoding methylenetetrahydrofolate dehydrogenase (NAD(+)) (ancestral locus Anc_5.673): MSESDAVKPGATILASKVAKEYADEITKKVETMKDIRPQGPLLVGFLANGDPAAEMYASWTKKTCESMGFRYELRRIDDKDFLEEAIIEANRDDSVDGIMVYYPIFGNAQDQYLQQVVAREKDVEGLNHVYYQNMYHNVRFLDEEKQLKSILPCTPLAIVKILEYLKIYNTLLPEGNRLYGKKCVVVNRSEIVGRPLAALLANDGAIVYSVDVNNVQKFTRGESLKFTKHHVEDLGPYSDALLKECCSDADVIITGVPSEKYKFPTEYIPDGAVCINFSSSKNFDDSVKKKASLYVPMTGKVTISMLLRNMLRLIENTEKLKAKN
- the GYP1 gene encoding GTPase-activating protein GYP1 (ancestral locus Anc_5.672); its protein translation is MGLRSSSKEMRQKEHGGDSGQLHRNNSGTNLVSTLMKSWKISSLQSPSPQRNSVSSLDTSMGADGNFDAMSRQQMSARSNSNCSPLRYVSPGRSSGGGSGSRSESPRTSRSHGSRLNHGSGNNGSGKKSVRYFKDLDEDWSAVIDDYNMPIPVIANGGVASPTTPKLTRASSMTSTPNNSSSNVATKNGRTSFSYPQLPQLQKSYSSELRSQLELENERDAQELSAIMQRIAKFDAILKNKHIINQQELRQISWNGIPKLHRSVVWKLLIGYLPANSKRQEPLLRRKRKEYRDGLAHTFSSQHSRDIPTWHQIEIDVPRTNPHIPLYQFESVQKSLQCILYLWAIRHPTSGYVQGINDLVTPFYQTFLTEYMPKSQIDDVEKLDPESYMSPEQLRDVEADTFWCLTKLLEQITDNYIHGQPGILRQVKNLQQLVKRIDRDLYDHFKKENVEFIQFAFRWMNCLLMREFQMSAVVRMWDTYLSETSVETSGSSTDLMPPHTPTEPIRATFQSPVKEFASPTSSSGTAGDEVPKMRQSSLNEFHVFVCAAFLVKWSDQLLEMDFQEIITFLQNPPTKDWKESDIEMLLGEAYIWQSLYKDATSHWQ
- the TRZ1 gene encoding tRNase Z (ancestral locus Anc_5.671) — encoded protein: MYSLTPVTQPTADTKHPLLLLQSHHGDRYFFGMLAEGSQRSLTENRIRVSKLQNIFLAGRLDWSAIGGLPGMILTLADQGKDSLTLHYGSDILDYIVSTWRYFVFRFGLSLRTNVMKDQQVYKDSLLSVKSIVIQGGDLGVNSKEGGLFTEEEKSVLQSIVSNMFPKHAPTSRYDPSSDLHLNVELPNGFEMPQTTTSYEISFKPVRGRFKPEEAIRLGVPKGPSFGKLASGQEVILPNGTIVKPEDVLEKERHFPKVLVLALPDDSFVQSFQERFRNYPCEDLGLVYYFLGEDVTINEQIIRFMELFGESIQHVVSHPKVCPNSIAFKGAAMTVLKLKAMQMDCYNLPRTETVLSKEFYECFDKKLEEGTTLHQVQETPVTSKIPTSQVHVFTQNSEIQIESFTKGDEKMKIKLDQTPVKAWSWEYAFKKHVKPLNLCPASVEQAMQAKGDYNNFNTAEKSQNVEIMTLGTGSALPSKYRNVISTLLKIPYAAAEGKMKNRMVLLDAGENTIGTMRRNFSSTALQTIFKDLSLVYLSHLHADHHLGIISILKEWYKHNKHKDESLLYIVTPWQYNKFVNEWLLLEEPDLLKRLKYISCEHLINDSYLRRETRPLSLDEYLDVFRSKKQKRRKLEVNPNSSLRELPAIRSMLRDLNIASFQTCRAKHCNWAYSCSITFFVNSFSRRVFKVSYSGDTRPNIEKFSKEIGYRSDLLIHEATLDNELVEDAIKKRHCTINEAIQVSNEMEADKLILTHFSQRYPKVPQIDNNVTVKANEYCFAFDGMIVDFEKLGEQKAIFSKLNKAFLEERKEEEQEQTL
- the VPS5 gene encoding sorting nexin 1 (ancestral locus Anc_5.670), whose amino-acid sequence is MDYEEDLNAPVWDELGAKDEPAIAELGERFNSLSNKDQIQDTNNELPEAAKTVAEGAQAWNSTNQEKKENLLKKLAPEEDPLLDIQTTVKESNIDSPVKAKEEPLFSGSTYIAFPELSDVSAQGDETNEAPSSGSHRSSTKPQVLFNSARIRRRPLSSHALDRNATTEAKISDPLGEIKKQEEFVDESLEEQQVPESAGSAKGTSILQQVNEPLFKLSPRKPSGVKDNEETLESDVSGVTKKDEEESKLIEFNIEVKDPVKVGELTSMHVEYTVESRSEVFEGSYAKVIRRYSDFRWLYRQLQNNHWGSIIPPPPEKQTVGRFKQDFIENRRCQMERMLRRIAGKASLQSDPDFLLFLKSEQFASDAKKREHITGSGASNDSNDLSEIYISEIQLLGAEDAATVLKNGGLDAESQKRFMNISFSSPPKYVEVDDFFVEQRQNIDLLEEKLSQLDKSLVSVDCQRNELASVTEEFARTIDSLATLEVTKKSSDLLTNFAQTHRRIKESLERTSLQEALTLGITLDEYLRLLSSLKAVFNQRAKLGQYLAIVEGDMTRKQSSLERLQKNSGQSSLDKLSTNKNEYLVLKRRFEIIKKSWQDVGNRIKVEISSFDAEKVKDFRNSMEIFLESAIEGQKEAIELWETFYQNNL